Proteins co-encoded in one Desulfitobacterium hafniense DCB-2 genomic window:
- a CDS encoding D-alanyl-D-alanine carboxypeptidase family protein — MAQRPRRKKRKSKPPMLLLLLLLVVIAVLGYKYLPESQQLAEKISGDRTGTVSQLKPETRPTSLSVGRLNSSQAILVRLKDQKILMGKGSEEKIYPASLTKIMTAILAIENLPNLQEKIRLSQATFQGLYQANASMTGFQPEEQVSVMDLLYGVMLPSGAESCVGLAERIAGSERKFALLMNQKAAELGMNHTHFENATGLHAENHYTTVKDLAVLLSYALQNDLFREVFTASRHSTPPTNKHPGGITFYSTMFSVLGSSKIAGGEILGGKTGYTDEAGLCLASLAQVGKEQYILITAGAKGNHDSEQYNVSDALAVYNSLGKE, encoded by the coding sequence ATGGCCCAAAGACCAAGGAGAAAAAAGCGGAAATCAAAACCCCCCATGCTGTTGTTACTTCTGCTCCTGGTTGTTATAGCCGTCTTGGGATATAAGTACCTCCCTGAATCTCAGCAGTTAGCAGAGAAAATCTCCGGGGATAGAACAGGGACAGTTTCCCAGCTGAAGCCGGAGACCCGGCCCACTTCCTTATCCGTCGGCAGACTGAACAGTTCTCAGGCTATTCTGGTCCGCTTAAAGGATCAAAAGATTCTTATGGGAAAGGGCAGTGAAGAAAAAATCTATCCGGCTTCTTTGACCAAAATCATGACAGCCATTCTGGCTATAGAAAATCTGCCTAATCTCCAGGAGAAAATTCGACTTTCCCAAGCAACCTTTCAGGGATTGTACCAAGCCAATGCCAGCATGACAGGCTTTCAGCCGGAGGAGCAGGTCAGCGTCATGGATCTGTTATACGGTGTTATGCTGCCCAGCGGTGCGGAAAGCTGTGTCGGGCTTGCGGAGAGAATTGCCGGCTCAGAGAGGAAATTTGCTCTCCTGATGAATCAAAAGGCGGCAGAGCTGGGCATGAATCATACCCATTTTGAAAATGCCACCGGACTTCATGCTGAAAACCATTATACAACCGTCAAGGATTTGGCGGTTCTGCTCAGTTATGCCCTGCAAAATGATCTGTTCCGGGAAGTTTTCACTGCATCCCGTCATTCCACCCCGCCTACCAATAAGCACCCCGGCGGCATAACCTTTTACAGCACCATGTTCTCAGTACTGGGCAGCTCAAAGATTGCCGGAGGGGAAATTTTAGGGGGAAAGACCGGATATACCGATGAGGCGGGTTTATGCCTCGCCAGTCTCGCTCAAGTAGGCAAGGAGCAATACATTCTGATCACAGCCGGGGCCAAAGGGAATCATGATTCCGAGCAGTACAATGTTAGCGATGCCCTGGCCGTGTACAACAGCCTGGGCAAGGAATAG
- a CDS encoding DNA alkylation repair protein produces the protein MQTEIKKQMQELAEEEYRVFSSGLLPNIGNILGVRLPLLRKMAKQITKADWREYLKTAREDSFEEIMLQGMVIGCAQCSAPERLAYIQGFVPKIDNWSVCDSFCNGLNFTKENKELVWEFLQPYLRSEREFEIRFGVVMLLTYYSDQEYIKAVLEGLDGIRHEGYYVKMAVAWAISICYIKLPEETLPYLQHNHLDDFTYNKALQKITESYRVDQETKKQIRLMKRR, from the coding sequence ATGCAAACAGAAATCAAGAAGCAAATGCAGGAACTGGCGGAAGAAGAATACCGGGTGTTTTCCTCGGGCCTGCTTCCGAATATCGGCAATATCTTAGGGGTCCGTCTGCCCCTTTTGCGCAAAATGGCCAAGCAGATCACCAAGGCAGACTGGCGGGAATACTTAAAGACGGCCCGGGAGGATTCCTTTGAGGAGATCATGCTCCAGGGCATGGTCATCGGTTGTGCTCAATGTTCGGCCCCAGAAAGGCTTGCTTATATCCAGGGATTTGTGCCGAAGATCGATAATTGGTCGGTGTGTGACAGCTTCTGCAACGGGCTGAATTTTACGAAAGAAAACAAGGAGCTGGTTTGGGAGTTTCTCCAGCCCTATCTGCGCTCGGAACGGGAATTTGAAATACGCTTTGGGGTGGTCATGCTGCTCACCTACTATAGTGACCAGGAGTATATCAAAGCCGTGCTGGAAGGATTGGACGGCATCCGGCACGAAGGATATTATGTTAAAATGGCGGTGGCCTGGGCCATTTCCATCTGCTATATCAAGCTGCCGGAAGAGACCCTGCCTTATCTGCAGCATAACCATCTGGATGACTTCACCTATAACAAAGCCCTGCAAAAGATCACGGAATCCTACCGGGTGGATCAGGAAACCAAAAAGCAGATTCGCCTGATGAAGCGCCGATGA